One window of the Amia ocellicauda isolate fAmiCal2 chromosome 18, fAmiCal2.hap1, whole genome shotgun sequence genome contains the following:
- the fam131c gene encoding protein FAM131C — MGSCISKEFHSAPQHPCTELQQPCPEGTPIMKEQTVFCWDPLQQCFKPSSNGTERKVAPGYDVTELATSSLLGLVATFKDHITKPTAMAQGRVAHLIEWKGWGSSGQRDWGVGAGQHTWVGAPGQRDWGGLQEQEQYSDLSDELKEARFAAGVAEQFALAEASLSAWSSMEALEEPDGSSILLPDSDGPYLSQFPPNGAPWLYSEVDTAGPLSPLPSSAPPLPHPGEETEGGVSPSSLGPSLYTGPGEEVEAEKKTGCPLVVRRTSCGDGALRHADSSSLSEDEVFYN; from the exons AGTTCCACAGCGCCCCCCAACACCCCTGCACAGAACTGCAGCAGCCTTGCCCTGAGGGGACGCCCATAATGAAG GAGCAGACAGTATTTTGCTGGGACCCTCTGCAG CAATGCTTCAAGCCCTCCTCCAATGGGACGGAACGGAAGGTTGCCCCCGGTTACGATGTGACGGAGCTGGCCACCTCCTCACTGCTGG GCCTGGTGGCAACCTTTAAGGATCACATCACCAAGCCCACTGCAATGGCCCAGGGTCGAGTGGCCCACCTGATCGAGTGGAAGGGCTGGGGCAGCTCCGGACAGCGGGACTGGGGGGTTGGCGCTGGCCAGCACACCTGGGTGGGGGCGCCCGGGCAGCGAGACTGGGGGGGGctgcaggagcaggagcagtaCAGCGACCTCAGCGACGAGCTCAAGGAGGCCAGGTTTGCCGCAG GAGTCGCGGAGCAGTTTGCCCTGGCCGAAGCCTCCCTGAGTGCCTGGTCCTCGATGGAGGCCCTGGAGGAACCTGATGGGAGCAGCATCCTGCTCCCAG ACTCAGATGGACCATACCTCTCTCAGTTCCCGCCCAATGGCGCCCCCTGGCTGTACAGTGAGGTCGACACCGCTGGGCCCCTCTCCCCGCTGCCCTCTTCTGCGCCCCCCTTGCCCCACCCTGGAGAGGAGACAGAGGGTGGTGTCTCACCCTCCAGTCTCGGCCCCTCCTTGTACACGGGGCCAGGCGAGGAGGTGGAAGCAGAGAAGAAGACAGGGTGCCCCCTGGTGGTCAGGAGGACGTCGTGTGGGGACGGGGCCCTGAGACACGCAGACAGCAGCTCCCTCTCAGAAGATGAAGTTTTTTACAACTAG
- the clcnk gene encoding chloride channel K → MEGVLTGARGVGDAGANQTERGEVTDGQRAGPHEKLLLLQKNSCKPWPRTRAKVKGCLGCLARVLCRTGVARWMCLAALGILTALTSCFMDFTTDRVLNAQRWLMGSVGGGVGLQYLVWIVCPIALTTFGTGFTQSVCPQSAGSGVPEVKTIMGGVPLPDYLTLNNLIAKIVGMTCTLAAGSPVFLGKLGPFVHLSTMVGAFLNRLLSIVCEVGEESFHYEMLVCSAAVAMASCFGCPISGVLFSVEVMSSHFATKNYCRSFFTAICGAMMFRILAICSNERETILPLLSTSFPVDFPFDLPEMVFFAVLGLLCGLLCVVYLFGHRWIIRFTLKNKILKKLLTTEKTLYTGLVVFVLASMTFPGSVGWLMASRLSMRELLTSLLDSQAWVHLPQNSSEPWPPAQVDVKRLWLEWTPPGISVFTTLGVFLSMKFWLLLLACTIPMPAGYFMPVYLYGAAIGRLVGEFVAFVFPEGIQSEGSVNPINPGGYALAGAAAFSGAVTHTLSPGLLVLEMTGQLYHSLPVLLAVLLSNAVCRRFSPNFYDGIILIKKLPYLPMVLQYHPELCAVKVSQLMKRSVTVLARCGKAGEVRAALTAVQDSEIPVVDTLDSMILLGSVCRSELIRFLQESTGSGLDRELGEVCIIQPTTAQLLSETTIKQAHAMLTVLDLHPLYVTEGGKLVGVMSSSEMKKAIEDLANGKISPPT, encoded by the exons ATGGAGGGGGTCTTGACCGGAGCAAGGGGAGTGGGTGATGCAGGAGCCaatcagacagagagaggggaggtgACAGATGGTCAGAGGGCGGGGCCCCATGAGAAGCTCCTCCTCCTGCAGAAGAACTCATGTAAACCATGGCCCCGCACACGGGccaaggtcaaag GCTGTCTGGGGTGCCTGGCAAGGGTGCTATGCCGGACAGGTGTGGCACGCTGGATGTGTCTCGCAGCGCTGGGCATCCTCACCGCCCTCACCAGCTGCTTCATGGACTTCACTACCGACAGAGTGCTCaacg CTCAGCGATGGCTGATGGGCTCTGTGGGGGGTGGCGTGGGGTTGCAGTACCTGGTCTGGATCGTGTGCCCAATCGCCTTGACAACCTTCGGCACTGGATTCACACAGAGCGTCTGTCCACAGTCTGCTG gCTCAGGTGTGCCTGAGGTGAAGACGATCATGGGGGGGGTGCCACTACCAGACTACCTGACCCTCAACAACCTGATAGCCAAGATTGTGGGCATGACCTGCACCCTGGCTGCTGGGAGCCCTGTATTCCTGGGCAAACTG GGTCCTTTTGTCCATCTGTCCACTATGGTGGGGGCATTTCTGAACCGGCTGCTCAGCATCGTCTGCGAAGTGGGGGAG GAATCCTTCCACTATGAAATGCTGGTGTGTTCCGCAGCAGTGGCCATGGCAAGCTGTTTTGGGTGTCCCATCAGCG gagtgcTATTCAGTGTGGAGGTGATGTCATCCCACTTCGCTACCAAGAACTACTGTCGCTCCTTCTTCACTGCCATATGCGGGGCCATGATGTTCCGGATACTGGCAATCTGCAGCAACGAGCGTG AGACAATCCTGCCACTGCTCAGCACCTCCTTCCCTGTGGACTTCCCCTTCGACCTCCCTGAGATGGTGTTCTTTGCTGTCCTGGG gctGCTGTGTGGACTGCTGTGCGTTGTCTACCTGTTCGGCCATCGCTGGATCATCCGCTTCACCCTCAAAAATAAAATCCTCAAGAAGCTGCTGACCACCGA GAAGACTCTGTACACGGGGCTGGTGGTGTTTGTGCTGGCAAGTATGACGTTCCCTGGCAGTGTGGGCTGGCTGATGGCCTCCAGG CTTTCCATGAGGGAGCTGCTGACATCACTGCTGGACAGCCAGGCATGGGTTCATTTGCCCCAGAACAGCTCCGAGCCCTGGCCCCCAGCACAAGTCGACGTAAAGAGGCTGTGGCTGGAGTGGACCCCTCCAGGAATCAGTGTGTTCACCACACTAGGGGTCTTCCTGTCCAtgaag TTCTGGCTGCTGCTCCTGGCCTGCACAATCCCGATGCCTGCTGGGTACTTCATGCCTGTGTACCTTTACG GAGCTGCGATTGGTCGGCTGGTGGGGGAGTTCGTGGCTTTTGTGTTCCCAGAGGGGATCCAGTCCGAGGGGTCTGTTAACCCTATAAACCCTGGAGGATATGCGCTGGCTG GTGCAGCGGCGTTCTCGGGCGCAGTGACGCACACTCTTTCCCCGGGGCTGCTGGTGCTGGAGATGACCGGGCAGCTGTACCACTCCCTGCccgtgctgctggctgtgctgctgtCCAACGCTGTCTGCCGGCGCTTCTCGCCCAACTTCTACGATGGCATCATCTTGATCAAAAAACTGCCCTACTTGCCCATGGTCCTGCAGTACCACCCTGA GCTGTGTGCGGTAAAGGTCAGTCAGTTGATGAAGCGTTCAGTGACGGTGCTGGCGAGGTGTGGCAAGGCGGGGGAGGTGAGGGCGGCGCTGACCGCTGTCCAGGACAGCGAGATCCCCGTGGTGGACACCCTCG aCTCCATGATTCTGCTGGGTTCTGTGTGCCGGTCTGAGCTGATCCGCTTCTTGCAAGAGTCCACTGGATCG GGATTGGACAGAGAACTGGGGGAGGTGTGCATTATTCAGCCAACCACAGCTCAGCTCTTGTCAGAGACCACCATCAAGCAG GCTCATGCTATGCTAACTGTCCTGGATTTGCATCCTCTGTATGTGACAGAGGGGGGAAAGCTTGTCGGGGTAATGTCCAGTTCAGAG aTGAAGAAAGCAATTGAAGACCTGGCCAATGGAAAAATATCTCCACCAACATAA